One Nicotiana tomentosiformis chromosome 4, ASM39032v3, whole genome shotgun sequence genomic window carries:
- the LOC104115792 gene encoding G2/mitotic-specific cyclin-2-like, translating to MVGSDENFSGVMRASNLQGGLRPGVGGGKLTAGVGQNRRALSTINRNVIGAPPLPYAVNKRNGISDNKANAANKIPSVPIHRPITRKLAAQIASKQQQPAVEVTKPPVPVAPNRNGSEDCIIIDAEEYKAAGDSSVPMFVQHTEAMMEEIDRMDEEIEMEDVEHWPIVDIDSADKKNTLAVVEYIDDIYAYYKKTEVLSCVPPNYMEQQIDVNERMRAILIDWLIEVHYKFELMEETLYLTVNLIDRFLAVQSVIRKKLQLVGITAMLLACKYEEVSVPVVEDLILISDKAYTRKEVLDMEKLMVNTLQFNVTVPTAYVFIRRFLKAALSDKKVELMSFFLIELCLVEYEMLKFPPSMLAAASIFTAQCTLGVSKEWNKTCEKHSSYAKNQLLECSRLMVSFHQKAASGKLTGVHRKYSTCKYGYAARCEPASFLLEAAWF from the exons ATGGTTGGATCAGACGAGAACTTTTCAGGTGTGATGAgggcttcaaatcttcaag GGGGGTTAAGGCCTGGTGTTGGAGGAGGAAAATTGACTGCAGGAGTGGGACAAAATAGGAGGGCATTAAGTACAATCAATAGGAATGTAATTGGCGCTCCCCCTTTACCCTATGCTGTCAACAAGAGAAATGGCATTTCTGA CAACAAAGCCAATGCTGCTAACAAAATCCCTTCTGTTCCGATTCATCGTCCAATCACAAG GAAGTTAGCTGCACAAATCGCAAGCAAACAGCAGCAACCTGCAGTCGAG gTAACAAAGCCACCAGTCCCAGTGGCACCAAATAGAAATGGATCAGAAGACTGCATTATTATCGATGCTGAAGAATACAAGGCCGCTGGTGATTCTTCCGTGCCAATGTTTGTGCAACATACTGAAGCAATGATGGAGGAAATTGATAGGATG GATGAGGAGATAGAGATGGAAGATGTAGAACACTGGCCAATTGTGGATATAGACAGTGCTGATAAAAAGAACACGCTTGCAGTTGTGGAGTACATCGATGACATCTATGCTTACTACAAGAAGACTGAA GTTCTTAGCTGTGTCCCTCCAAACTATATGGAACAGCAAATTGATGTTAATGAAAGGATGAGAGCCATCCTCATTGACTGGCTGATTGAG GTACACTACAAGTTTGAACTGATGGAGGAGACCTTGTACTTAACCGTGAATCTCATCGATAGATTCCTGGCGGTTCAGTCAGTGATTAGGAAGAAACTTCAGCTTGTCGGAATAACAGCTATGCTTCTCGCCTGCAAATATGAAGAGGTTTCTGTACCTGTAGTGGAGGATCTAATTTTGATATCTGACAAGGCTTACACCAGAAAAGAAGTGCTTGACATG GAAAAGTTGATGGTTAATACCTTACAGTTCAACGTAACAGTGCCTACAGCATATGTGTTTATTAGGCGATTTCTTAAAGCCGCTCTGTCTGATAAAAAG GTGGAGCTCATGTCTTTCTTCTTGATAGAGCTATGTTTGGTTGAATATGAGATGCTTAAATTCCCACCATCAATGCTAGCAGCTGCTTCCATCTTTACTGCTCAATGCACTCTTGGTGTTTCTAAGGAGTGGAATAAAACCTGTGAGAAGCATAGTAGCTATGCTAAAAATCAGCTTTT GGAATGCTCGAGATTGATGGTTTCTTTCCATCAGAAGGCAGCAAGTGGGAAGCTTACTGGCGTGCACCGCAAGTACAGCACTTGTAAATATGGCTATGCTGCTAGATGTGAACCAGCTTCTTTCCTGTTAGAAGCAGCATGGTTCTAG